The DNA segment caaggtcatcgtttatagtggggatcaagcccctaggttgattaattagcgtgatcgatccagacctcgatcattgctcttgtattactggtctggtggtggcagcagaggtgactctagggttttgttcagagcttaggtcacgtcatactgggtgtagaatcctaagtcggtcaatcgtcttaggaccacgtggcgtggagttggctttgttaaaagttttggagtcccttggtttagaaataaaagtaagaatacgggtagagggtaaagaaggtagagaagaaaagagagagaaacccaaacccgtgttacagagacgccgtgtggtgttgagggcgttggggacaccgTGTGGTGTTTAGGGCGTTGGAgtcgccgtgtggtgttgagggcgttaaaGACACCGAGTGGTGttaagggcgttggagacgccgagtgGTGTTGGGAGCGTTTGAGACGCCGGGAGGTGTTGGGGGCGTTGGAGACGTTGTgtgatgttgagggcgttggagacagtaagtggtgttgagggcgttgtaaACGTCCTGTGGTGCTGAGCGTGTaggagacgccgtgtggtgttgaacGCGTTGGACACGCCCTGTGGTGTTCAGagtgttggagacgccgtgtggtgttgagggcgttggtgacattgtgtggtgttgagggcgttggagacgccgtgaggtgttgagggcgttggagatccCGAGTGGTGTTgaagacgccgtgtggtgttgagagcaTCGGTgacgttgtgtggtgttgagggcgttggtgacgccttgtggtgttgagagctttggcgacgccgtgtggtgttgggggCGTTGGAGACACTGAGTTGTGTtgggggcgttggggacgccgtgttgtGTTGGGGGCATTGGTAACGCCATGTGGTGTTGAGGGGGTTGGAGATgccctgtggtgttgagggtgttgcagacgccgggtggtgttgagggcgttggagactccatgtggtgttgagggtgttggagacgccctgtggtgttcagggtgttggagacgccgtgtggtgttgggggCATTGGAGTCGCCGAGAGGTgtagagggcgttggagacgctgaatgatgttgagagtgttggggacgccgtgttgtGTTGATTGCATGGAGACACCGAGTGgtattgagggcgttggagacgccgagtggtgttgagggcgttggagacgccgagtgATGTTGAGGGCggtggagacgccgtgtggtgttgagggcgttggggacaccgTGTGGTGTTTAGAGCGTTGGAGACGTCGTGTGGCGTTGAGGGCGTTAAAGACACCGAGTGGTGttaagggcgttggagacgccgagtgGTGTTGGGAGCGTTTGAGACGCCGGGAGGTGTTGGGGGCGTTGGAGACGTTGTgtgatgttgagggcgttggagacggtaagtggtgttgagggcgttgtaaACGTCCTGT comes from the Procambarus clarkii isolate CNS0578487 chromosome 25, FALCON_Pclarkii_2.0, whole genome shotgun sequence genome and includes:
- the LOC138368537 gene encoding putative proline-rich protein 21 encodes the protein MRLHRPQHHMASPTYSTPPGVSNYPNTTLRVQSPQLHTTSPTPPTPHGVANALNTTRRHQRPQHHTTSPMLSTPHSVFNTTRDLQRPQHLTASPTPSTPRNVTNALNTTRRLQHPEHHRAFPTRSTPHGVSYTLSTTGRLQRPQHHLPSPTPSTSHNVSNAPNTSRRLKRSQHHSASPTPLTPLGVFNALNATRRLQRSKHHTVSPTPSTPHGVSTALNITRRLQRPQHHSASPTPSIPLGVSMQSTQHGVPNTLNIIQRLQRPLHLSATPMPPTPHGVSNTLNTTGRLQHPQHHMESPTPSTPPGVCNTLNTTGHLQPPQHHMALPMPPTQHGVPNAPNTTQCLQRPQHHTASPKLSTPQGVTNALNTTQRHRCSQHHTASSTPLGISNALNTSRRLQRPQHHTMSPTPSTPHGVSNTLNTTGRVQRVQHHTASPTRSAPQDVYNALNTTYCLQRPQHHTTSPTPPTPPGVSNAPNTTRRLQRP